The following is a genomic window from Micromonospora cathayae.
CACCGCCAGCACCAGCGGAGTGTACCGCCGGACCAGCTCGGCCCAGGCCGACTCGTCCCCGGAGGAGGCGGCGGCGACCAGCTCGGCGGGACCGCGTCCGGGGACCGGGCCGGCCGGTCCCGCACCGGACGGCCTCATCCGACCAGCACGCCGTAGTCGGGGTGCCAGGGTGGGCCGGCGAGCAGGGCGGCCTGCGCGTCCGTGGCGTCCAGGCCGGTGGCGGTCATCAGGGCGGCCAGCCGGCCGGCGACGTGGGCGGTGGCGAAGGAGGTGCCGACCCAGGCCGCGAAACCGTGGAACAGCAGCGCCGGCTGGCCGGGCAGCCGCAGCTCGCCGTCCACGTAGGTGCTGGTCCGGTCGCCGAGGGCGCAGGCGTCCACCCAGGAGCCGAATCCGCTGTACGGGGCCGGCACCGGGCCGGAGCCGCCGGGGGCGACCGCCGCGACGGCCAGTACCCCGGGCAGTGCCGCCGGCCAGGACCTGCGGGCGGTGCCGGCGTTACCGGCGGCGGCCACCACGGCGACCCGGTCGGGCAGCGCGGCGAGGGCGTTCGCCACCGGCAGCGGGGGCTGGTCGTCGTGGGTGAAGTAGCCGAGGGACAGGTTGACGATCGCCACCTCGGGGCCGAGCCGGCCGAGCGCGGCGGTCAGGGTCTCCTCGTCGCCGACGCCGGTCGGGCTCAGCGCGGTCTCGGGGTCGAACCGGACGCCCGGCGCGGCCTGCCGGACCAGCCCGGCGACGAAGGTGCCGTGCCCGCCCTGGAGGGCGAGCAGGTCGGCGCTGAGGTAGAGGGCGTCCTCGTCGTCGGTTTCCGGCAGGTAGCTGCCGCCCAGCCACTGCGGGTGGACGGTGCCGGCCCGCCGCCAGATGCCGGTGTCGCAGACGCCCACGGTCACCCCGGCGCCCTCGCCGAGCCGGGACGGGTCGGGGGCCGGCAGGGCGGCGGCGGGCCGGGGCGGCGCGCCGGGGTTGCCCATGATGTTGCCGAAGCCGACCAGGACGTGGTGCGGCTGCACCAGCGGGACCGGTTGGCCGGGCCACTGTTGCGGGTCGCGGAGCTTGGTCACCACCCCGGGTACGTCGACCTCCTGGGTGAAGAGCAGCCGCCGTACGCCGGCGAAGCCGACGCCCTCGGTGACCTGGTAACCCCAACCGCGTAGCCGGCTCTGCACCCGTTGCAGGTCGGGCGGGGCGACCAGGAGTTGCCGGGGACGGTAGAGGATCTCCCGGCCGGCGACGGTGTGCCGGCGTACGGTCGGGTCGGCGGCGACGGTGTCCTGGAACGCCCGCTGGTAGCTCGTCTCGATGGAGTCGCCGGCGCTGCGGGGGGCGGCGCTGCCGGGTGCGGCGGCTCCGGCCGCGCCGGCCGGGATGAGCACGCCGGCCGGCAGCGCGGTGGCGGCCAGCGTGGACCAGCCCAGCAGACGGCGACGGGAGAGGCGACCGGACGGACGTGGCGCGTTGCGGTCTGGCGACACCGGTCCTCCAGGCGGGTGGAAGATGCGTGGCCGACGACAGCCGGGGGCAGCCACGAGGCGCTGTCCAAGCAGGACGATTATTTCAGAAGATAGTCCGGTGTCAATTGTTGATCATTGACCTGGTTTCACCACCGGCGTTGACCGGGCAGCCGGGTTCGGGGATTCTTCTCGCATGGCCGACAGCGCCGTACCCGGTGTCGGCCCGGCGCAGCGCGCCCTGGACGCCGTCCAGCGTTACCCGCACGAGGCGATCGCGCTCGCCCGTCAGGTGCTCGCCGGCCCGACCGACCCCGGTGCGCGCTCCACCGCCGAGCGTGCCATCGGCCTGGCGCTGCGCGAACTCAACGACCTGCCCGGCGCGCTGCGTCACCTGCGCCGCGCGGTCCGGGCCGCCGACGGACCCCGGACGCGGGCGCTGGCCCGGATGAGCCTCGGGTACGTGCTCGCCAACGCCGGTCGGACCACCGCCGCCCTGCGCGCGGTGACCCTGGCGCTGCCCGAGCTGACCGGCGCGGACGCCGGGCGGGCCCGGATGCAGCGTGGCGTGGTGCTGCACTACCGGGGCCGCTTCGACGAGGCGGTCCGGGACTACGACGTGGCGGTGGAGATCGCCCAACGCGAGGGTGACCTGCTGCTGGAGGCGCGGGCCCGCAACAACCGGGGGCTGCTCAACGCGCACCGGGGCTCCGGCCGGGAACCGGACGACGACCTGCACCGGGCCGCGGTGGCGTTCGGGCGGCTCGGGCTGGACCTGGCCGCCGCCGACGCCCGCTGGAACAGCGGCATCGCCGCCGGTCAACGTGGTGACGTAGCCGGCGCGCTGCGCTGCTTCGCCACCGTCGACGCCGAGTACCGGCGGCTGGCGGTGCCCCGGCCGGCGCTGCTGCTGGACCGCTTCGAGCTGCTGCTGTCGGTGCCGCTGATCGACGAGGCGGTCGAGGTGGCGGCCACCGCGGTCACCGAGCTGCGCCGCCGGGGCATGGCCTCGGACCTGGCCGAGGCGCTGCTGGCCCGGGCCCGCGCCGCGCTGCTCACCGGTGACCTGGCGACCGCCACCGAGGCCGCCGCGGCGGCCCGGACCCGGTTCCGCCGGCAGGGCCGCCGCACCTGGGCCACCTTCGCCCGGCACGTCGAGCTGCGGGCCGGGTACGCCCGGGGTGACCGGTCACCGGCCCTGCTCGCCGCGATGGTGCGGACCGCCGACCAGCTCGACGCGACCGGCTGGCCCGGACCGGCGTTGACCACCCGGATCGAGGCGGCCCGGCTGGCGACCGCGTTGGGGCGTACCGGGCGGGCGGCCGAGCTGTTGGCGGTGGCGGCGACGTCCCGGCGGCGGGGTACCGCGCCACGCCGGGCCCAGGGCTGGTACGCGCTGGCCCTGCACCGCCGGCTCGACGGCGACCTGTCCGGGGCCACCCGGGCGTTGCGCCGGGGACTGGCGGTGCTGGACGGGCACCGGGCCTCGCTCGGGGCGACGGAACTGCGCGCGCACAGCGGGGCGTACGGTCACGAGCTGGCCGCCGAAGGGCTCGACATCGCCGTCCGGCGGGGCGCGCCGACCCGGGTACTGGCCTGGGCGGAACGGTGGCGGGCCAACGCGCTGCGGATGCGGGCGGTGTCCCCGCCGCAGGATCCGGCCCTGGCCGCCGCCCTGGCCGAACTGCGGATGGTCAGCGCCGCGCTGGAGGACGCGCTGCTGACCGGGCACCCGGCGCAGCCGCTGCGCCGCCGCCAGGCCCGGCTGGAGCAGCGGATCCGGGAACTGGCCCGGGGCACGCCCGGTGACCCGGCCGGGCCGGCGGGCGGCCTGCCGGCCCCACCCCGGGTGCCGGTACTGGCCGACGCGCTCGGTACGGCAATCCTGCTGGAGCTGGTCGCGCACGGTCCCCGGCTACGGGCGGTGCTGGTCCGGGACGGTCGGGCGAGTCTGCACGACCTCGGGCCGCTGGCCGAGGCGGTCCGGGTGGCCCGGCTGCACCGGTTCGGGTTGCGCCGGCTGGTCACCACCGGGGACAGCGCGGACGCCCGGGCCGGGGTCGCGCACGCCGCCGCCGCCCTGGACGGTCAGCTCTTCGGTCCGGTGCGCCCACTGCTCGGCGACCGGCCGCTGGTGATCGCGCCGATCGGCGCGCTGCACGCCGTACCGTGGTCGGGGTTGCCGACCTGCGCGGGCCGGCCGGTGACCGTGACGCCCTCGGCGACGGCCTGGTTGCGGGCCGCCGGCCGGGCGGTGCCGGTAGGGCCACCGGTGCTGGTGGCCGGTCCCCGGCTGCCCGCCGCGCGGACCGAGGTGGGCCAGTTGGGTGGGGTGCTGTCCGGTTCGCGGTCGTTCACCGGGGCCGACGCGACGGCCGACGCGGTGACCGGGGCGCTGAACGGCGCGGGGCTGGCGCACATCGCCGCGCACGGCCGGTTCCGGGCGGACAATCCGCTGTTCTCCACGTTGGAGCTGGCCGACGGGCCGTTGACCGCGTACGAGTTGGAGCGGTTGACCAGCCCGCCGGGCTGCGTGGTGCTGTCGGCGTGCGACGCGGGCCGGTCCGGGGTGCGCCCCGGCGACGAGGTGATGGGGTTCAGTGCGGTGCTGCTGGCGTTGGGTACCCGCAGCCTGATCGCTGCGGTGCTGCCGGTGCCGGCCGACCTGACCACCACGTTGATGGTGGAGCTGCACCGGCGGATGGGTGCCGGGGCCGGGCCGGCGGTGGCGCTGGCCGGGGCGCAGCAGGCGTTCGGCGCGGCAGGCGGCCGGGACACCGGGGCCGGGCACGCGACCGCCGCCGCCTTCGTCTGCTTCGGTGCCGGCTGACCTGGCGGGCCCGGCTGGCGGGGCGGGCCGGCTGACGAGGCG
Proteins encoded in this region:
- a CDS encoding CHAT domain-containing protein produces the protein MADSAVPGVGPAQRALDAVQRYPHEAIALARQVLAGPTDPGARSTAERAIGLALRELNDLPGALRHLRRAVRAADGPRTRALARMSLGYVLANAGRTTAALRAVTLALPELTGADAGRARMQRGVVLHYRGRFDEAVRDYDVAVEIAQREGDLLLEARARNNRGLLNAHRGSGREPDDDLHRAAVAFGRLGLDLAAADARWNSGIAAGQRGDVAGALRCFATVDAEYRRLAVPRPALLLDRFELLLSVPLIDEAVEVAATAVTELRRRGMASDLAEALLARARAALLTGDLATATEAAAAARTRFRRQGRRTWATFARHVELRAGYARGDRSPALLAAMVRTADQLDATGWPGPALTTRIEAARLATALGRTGRAAELLAVAATSRRRGTAPRRAQGWYALALHRRLDGDLSGATRALRRGLAVLDGHRASLGATELRAHSGAYGHELAAEGLDIAVRRGAPTRVLAWAERWRANALRMRAVSPPQDPALAAALAELRMVSAALEDALLTGHPAQPLRRRQARLEQRIRELARGTPGDPAGPAGGLPAPPRVPVLADALGTAILLELVAHGPRLRAVLVRDGRASLHDLGPLAEAVRVARLHRFGLRRLVTTGDSADARAGVAHAAAALDGQLFGPVRPLLGDRPLVIAPIGALHAVPWSGLPTCAGRPVTVTPSATAWLRAAGRAVPVGPPVLVAGPRLPAARTEVGQLGGVLSGSRSFTGADATADAVTGALNGAGLAHIAAHGRFRADNPLFSTLELADGPLTAYELERLTSPPGCVVLSACDAGRSGVRPGDEVMGFSAVLLALGTRSLIAAVLPVPADLTTTLMVELHRRMGAGAGPAVALAGAQQAFGAAGGRDTGAGHATAAAFVCFGAG
- a CDS encoding S8/S53 family peptidase — translated: MSPDRNAPRPSGRLSRRRLLGWSTLAATALPAGVLIPAGAAGAAAPGSAAPRSAGDSIETSYQRAFQDTVAADPTVRRHTVAGREILYRPRQLLVAPPDLQRVQSRLRGWGYQVTEGVGFAGVRRLLFTQEVDVPGVVTKLRDPQQWPGQPVPLVQPHHVLVGFGNIMGNPGAPPRPAAALPAPDPSRLGEGAGVTVGVCDTGIWRRAGTVHPQWLGGSYLPETDDEDALYLSADLLALQGGHGTFVAGLVRQAAPGVRFDPETALSPTGVGDEETLTAALGRLGPEVAIVNLSLGYFTHDDQPPLPVANALAALPDRVAVVAAAGNAGTARRSWPAALPGVLAVAAVAPGGSGPVPAPYSGFGSWVDACALGDRTSTYVDGELRLPGQPALLFHGFAAWVGTSFATAHVAGRLAALMTATGLDATDAQAALLAGPPWHPDYGVLVG